From a single Planctellipticum variicoloris genomic region:
- a CDS encoding HD-GYP domain-containing protein, producing MPSVWSEELTAAERRATPPGADWPPTQRSDVLGRLSEWIGSPLVCLDGPTGRCLTESHPGTLLCVPAVCLRRLSDIHEAEVLELSDGLLAFVGPLPGSPERQLWFAGVALSARGGRPGELVLAAIEAGWSTERLDDWISRLPVMSICVLARLVRLAVGYEEHSARIESKTQELEVLGRQNDAAWRQISLLHALTPHLQVSECPEHLAAACIEKLGPLVPAECHVICLEQQGCEPLLLIDGQLPFDDAGLLRLISRYESHDWSTPLIRNAMSDGTLAAAFPGLRSFLAASIRSGDVCRGWIVSCNALAGPGFGPIDATLLGSIATVLATHLNNIQLYCENDDLLLGFVKSLVSTLDARDPYTRGHSERVALVARQLGRGLGLADEELDLIYVSGLLHDIGKLGIDDQLLRKSAPLTREEFRAVQQHPVLGCQILGPLRKLKGVLPGVRSHHEFWNGAGYPDGLQGEQIPLVARIIAVADAFDAITSDRPYRAGMSLESLEQIFREGDGRQWDPRVIAAYFVQASAIQQLCRSYSPDAGNLLRDPITARDVSLPRSVLRQ from the coding sequence ATGCCGTCGGTCTGGTCGGAAGAACTTACGGCGGCCGAGCGGCGTGCGACGCCGCCCGGCGCGGACTGGCCGCCGACACAGCGATCGGACGTGCTGGGGCGGCTTTCGGAATGGATTGGCAGTCCACTGGTCTGTCTCGACGGGCCGACTGGTCGATGTTTGACCGAGTCCCATCCCGGGACTTTGCTGTGCGTCCCGGCTGTCTGCCTGCGTCGTCTCTCGGACATTCACGAGGCGGAAGTCCTTGAGCTGTCGGACGGGTTGCTGGCGTTTGTCGGTCCGCTGCCTGGTTCCCCGGAACGACAACTGTGGTTTGCCGGCGTGGCGCTGTCGGCCCGAGGCGGACGCCCCGGCGAACTGGTGCTGGCGGCCATTGAAGCGGGATGGTCCACAGAACGGCTCGACGACTGGATCTCGCGGCTGCCCGTGATGTCGATCTGCGTCCTGGCGCGTCTGGTGAGGCTGGCGGTCGGCTATGAAGAGCATTCGGCCCGGATCGAATCGAAAACTCAGGAGTTGGAGGTCCTTGGCCGGCAGAACGACGCGGCATGGCGGCAGATCAGCTTGCTGCACGCCCTGACGCCGCACCTGCAGGTGTCGGAATGCCCGGAGCATCTGGCCGCGGCGTGCATCGAGAAACTGGGGCCGCTGGTCCCGGCGGAATGCCATGTCATCTGCCTCGAACAACAGGGGTGCGAGCCACTGCTGCTGATCGACGGCCAACTGCCGTTCGACGACGCCGGCCTGCTGCGGCTGATCTCACGCTATGAATCGCACGACTGGTCGACGCCTCTGATCCGCAATGCAATGTCAGACGGGACGCTGGCGGCGGCGTTTCCCGGATTGCGCAGCTTTCTCGCGGCGTCGATCCGTTCGGGGGACGTCTGCCGCGGCTGGATCGTTTCCTGCAATGCGCTGGCCGGACCGGGGTTCGGACCGATCGACGCGACGCTGCTGGGGTCCATCGCGACAGTCCTGGCGACGCACTTGAACAACATTCAGCTCTACTGCGAGAACGACGATCTGCTGCTGGGATTCGTCAAATCCCTCGTTTCGACGCTCGATGCGCGGGATCCGTACACTCGCGGCCACAGCGAACGGGTGGCGCTCGTGGCCCGTCAGCTCGGAAGGGGACTGGGGCTCGCGGACGAGGAACTGGATCTGATCTATGTGTCCGGGCTGCTGCACGACATCGGCAAGCTGGGGATCGACGATCAACTGCTCCGCAAATCGGCGCCACTGACTCGGGAGGAGTTTCGGGCCGTCCAGCAACATCCAGTCCTGGGCTGCCAGATTCTGGGGCCGTTACGCAAGTTGAAAGGAGTCTTGCCGGGAGTGCGCTCGCACCACGAATTCTGGAACGGGGCCGGTTATCCGGACGGGCTGCAAGGAGAGCAGATTCCGCTAGTCGCCAGAATTATCGCGGTCGCAGACGCCTTCGACGCCATCACGAGCGATCGGCCGTACCGGGCCGGAATGTCGCTGGAGTCGCTGGAACAGATTTTCCGGGAGGGGGATGGAAGGCAGTGGGATCCGAGAGTCATTGCGGCCTACTTCGTACAGGCCTCTGCGATTCAACAGTTGTGCCGGTCGTACTCGCCCGATGCGGGGAACCTGCTGCGGGATCCAATCACCGCCCGAGACGTCTCGCTGCCGAGGTCGGTTCTCCGGCAATAA
- a CDS encoding NUDIX hydrolase, whose translation MQKRTKREVLGKGKFLRLVKEGRWEFAERINARGAVAIFAVTDDRRLVLTEQFRPAVGKSVIDVPAGLSGDVKGQETEDFVISAQRELSEETGYEATTWEWLGDSPSSPGLASEVVSYFFAAGATQTSAGGGVEHEQIQVHAPPLRTISRWLQRQVAEGKLIDPKVYVALYFATKRRRG comes from the coding sequence ATGCAGAAACGGACGAAGCGGGAAGTCCTCGGGAAAGGAAAATTTCTGAGGCTGGTCAAGGAGGGGCGGTGGGAGTTTGCGGAACGGATAAACGCCCGCGGGGCCGTGGCGATTTTCGCGGTGACCGACGATCGTCGGCTGGTTCTGACCGAGCAGTTTCGACCGGCCGTCGGCAAATCGGTGATTGACGTTCCCGCCGGCCTCTCGGGAGACGTGAAAGGACAGGAAACTGAAGATTTCGTTATCTCCGCCCAGCGGGAGCTGAGCGAAGAAACCGGTTACGAAGCGACAACCTGGGAATGGCTCGGAGACAGTCCGTCTTCGCCGGGGCTGGCGTCGGAAGTAGTTTCGTACTTTTTTGCGGCGGGTGCGACGCAGACGTCGGCTGGCGGGGGCGTCGAGCACGAACAGATCCAGGTTCACGCGCCGCCGCTGAGGACAATCTCGCGGTGGCTGCAGCGGCAAGTCGCGGAAGGAAAGCTGATCGATCCCAAAGTGTATGTGGCGTTATATTTTGCGACGAAACGGCGGCGGGGCTGA
- a CDS encoding ThuA domain-containing protein — protein MLRTFFGLGLLAGLTLVGAVAAGADAPKARVLMLTQSKGFTHGSVRRPEKDKLSVAEVAMTQLGQQTGLFEVVCSQDAAVDFTKENLQKFDMVVFYTTGFLPISEADRDYFFKEWLPQKGHSFVGFHSATDTYHSDTDPAADYQPYWDMIGGSFNGHPWNAGNEVTISIHEPNHPAMKPFGEELKIKDEIYQYKHWQPNKVRVLMSLNMEKCEPKAPYMVPISWVKEYGEGRVFYTNLGHNEATWTNKAFLDHVTGGIRWCLHLVEADATPNPELSAKLEAKAKADFEKAGGKK, from the coding sequence ATGTTGCGGACGTTCTTCGGTCTGGGATTGCTGGCGGGCCTGACGCTGGTCGGCGCCGTCGCCGCGGGGGCCGATGCGCCCAAGGCCCGCGTGCTCATGCTGACCCAGAGCAAAGGTTTCACGCACGGCTCGGTCCGCCGCCCCGAGAAGGACAAGCTCTCGGTCGCCGAAGTCGCCATGACCCAGCTCGGTCAGCAGACTGGTCTGTTCGAGGTGGTCTGCAGCCAGGACGCCGCCGTCGACTTCACGAAGGAGAACCTGCAGAAGTTCGACATGGTCGTTTTCTACACGACCGGTTTTCTCCCGATCTCCGAAGCCGATCGCGATTATTTCTTCAAGGAATGGCTCCCGCAGAAAGGTCACTCGTTCGTCGGCTTTCACTCTGCAACCGACACGTACCACTCGGATACCGACCCCGCCGCCGACTACCAGCCCTACTGGGACATGATCGGCGGCTCGTTCAACGGCCATCCCTGGAACGCCGGCAACGAAGTCACGATCTCGATTCACGAGCCGAATCACCCCGCGATGAAGCCGTTTGGCGAAGAGCTCAAGATCAAGGACGAGATCTACCAGTACAAGCACTGGCAGCCGAACAAGGTCCGGGTCCTGATGAGCCTGAATATGGAGAAGTGCGAACCCAAGGCTCCTTACATGGTTCCGATCAGTTGGGTGAAGGAATACGGCGAGGGGCGCGTCTTCTACACCAACCTGGGGCACAACGAAGCCACCTGGACGAACAAGGCGTTCCTCGACCACGTCACCGGCGGTATCCGCTGGTGCCTGCACCTCGTAGAAGCCGACGCCACGCCGAATCCGGAACTTTCGGCGAAACTCGAAGCCAAGGCCAAAGCCGACTTCGAAAAAGCCGGCGGCAAGAAGTGA
- a CDS encoding class I SAM-dependent methyltransferase has translation MAVADAPSTSARVRRQYEFLPYPHRDPEDEKKRLLLTGLDDLNCVNHYCFRGKRNMSAGFRALVAGGGTGDAVVFLAYQLRKTMSEIVYIDLSTASQSVARKRLAARGLENRVKWINGSLLDLPQMGLGKFDYINCSGVLHHLASPDDGLAALRSVLKDDGAMGLMVYGQYGRTGVYQMQSLFRLIGDQNADMGTQVTEVRELMATLPPPNWYKRGADLFSPVENVSDSEVLDLFRHTQDRAYTVPQLYDFLDGAGLHLTEWSSESRIWYQPTVAFRDPALMNRVLALPRREREGACELFWGSIVKHALWATPKPDTIAQWTDPEVVPTWTRTGDLFGIRKSLLEATSPDWCFNMQCSGGTKIQVRINVDDVTRKLIDLTDGYRTVDSILAQVVKEFPGRSPDQLRIESADVFRLLNSHDLLVLRHRSAPFIVP, from the coding sequence ATGGCTGTTGCTGATGCCCCCTCGACCAGCGCCCGCGTCCGCCGGCAATACGAGTTCCTTCCGTATCCGCATCGCGATCCCGAGGATGAGAAGAAGCGCCTGCTGCTCACCGGGCTCGACGACCTCAACTGCGTCAACCACTATTGCTTTCGCGGCAAACGGAACATGTCGGCGGGCTTTCGTGCGCTGGTCGCCGGCGGCGGGACCGGCGACGCCGTCGTTTTCCTGGCCTATCAGCTCCGCAAGACGATGAGCGAGATCGTCTATATCGATCTCAGCACCGCGTCGCAGTCGGTCGCCCGCAAGCGGCTCGCGGCCCGCGGCCTGGAAAACCGGGTCAAGTGGATCAACGGCTCGCTGCTCGACCTGCCCCAGATGGGGCTCGGCAAGTTCGACTACATCAACTGCTCGGGAGTTCTGCACCACCTCGCCAGCCCCGACGACGGCCTGGCAGCCCTGCGCAGCGTCCTCAAGGACGACGGGGCGATGGGGCTGATGGTCTATGGCCAGTACGGCCGGACCGGCGTCTATCAGATGCAGTCGCTGTTCCGCCTGATCGGCGACCAAAACGCCGACATGGGGACGCAGGTGACCGAGGTCCGCGAACTGATGGCGACGCTGCCGCCCCCCAACTGGTACAAGCGGGGAGCCGATCTCTTTTCGCCGGTTGAGAACGTCAGCGACAGCGAAGTCCTGGACCTGTTCCGCCACACGCAGGACCGGGCCTACACAGTCCCGCAGCTCTACGACTTCCTGGACGGGGCCGGACTCCATTTGACGGAATGGTCCTCCGAATCCCGAATCTGGTATCAGCCGACGGTCGCCTTCCGCGATCCGGCGCTGATGAATCGGGTGCTCGCCCTGCCGCGCCGGGAGCGGGAAGGGGCCTGCGAGCTGTTCTGGGGTTCGATTGTCAAACATGCCCTGTGGGCCACCCCGAAACCGGACACGATCGCTCAGTGGACCGATCCCGAGGTCGTCCCGACCTGGACCCGAACGGGCGATCTGTTCGGCATCCGCAAGAGCCTGCTCGAAGCGACCAGCCCCGACTGGTGCTTTAACATGCAGTGCTCAGGGGGGACCAAGATCCAGGTTCGGATCAACGTCGACGACGTCACGCGCAAGCTGATCGATCTGACGGACGGCTACCGCACCGTCGATTCCATCCTGGCGCAGGTCGTCAAAGAATTCCCGGGACGCAGCCCCGATCAACTTCGAATCGAATCCGCCGACGTCTTCCGCCTGCTGAATTCGCACGACCTGCTGGTCCTGCGCCACCGCTCGGCGCCGTTCATCGTGCCGTGA
- a CDS encoding carboxypeptidase regulatory-like domain-containing protein: MRHHLWTSAVIIGLATLGGCTPEPPTPIAPAAPLAAAVPAAKPASHAAAAPDLSEKPTAAVTDSAGGEWGGVTGRVVLSGELPTLADLVVAGNAAVKDAAVCAIKSIPDETLVVDPKSKGIANVVVYLRRRPETIHPSLEKSAAPTVLYDQIGCRFIPHVIVARTDQTVNVVSADAVAHNTRGTPIKNDGFNFLLSPVDRVGVNVPFKSAESLPTEIRCDIHPWMKGYWMIADHPYATVTAADGTFSIPLLPPGEHEFRVWHEGAGYLDKSLKVTVAAGQETEVKDISVTAERILQKRE; encoded by the coding sequence GTGCGACACCATCTGTGGACTTCGGCGGTAATCATCGGACTGGCGACGCTCGGCGGCTGCACGCCGGAACCGCCGACCCCAATCGCTCCAGCAGCGCCTCTGGCAGCGGCGGTCCCCGCGGCGAAACCAGCTTCTCACGCAGCAGCGGCGCCCGACCTGTCGGAAAAGCCGACTGCTGCAGTAACGGATTCGGCCGGCGGAGAATGGGGCGGCGTCACCGGCCGCGTCGTGCTCAGCGGAGAGCTGCCGACGCTGGCCGATCTGGTCGTGGCCGGCAACGCCGCTGTCAAAGACGCAGCGGTCTGCGCGATCAAGTCGATCCCCGACGAAACGCTGGTCGTCGACCCGAAGTCGAAGGGGATCGCGAATGTGGTGGTCTATCTCAGGCGGAGGCCGGAGACGATTCATCCGTCGCTGGAGAAATCGGCCGCCCCCACGGTCCTCTACGACCAGATCGGCTGCCGCTTCATCCCGCACGTCATCGTCGCCCGGACCGACCAGACGGTGAACGTGGTCTCGGCCGACGCGGTGGCCCACAACACGCGCGGCACGCCGATCAAAAATGACGGCTTCAATTTCCTGCTGTCGCCGGTCGACCGCGTGGGCGTCAACGTCCCGTTCAAGTCGGCCGAATCGCTCCCGACGGAAATCCGCTGCGACATTCACCCCTGGATGAAGGGGTACTGGATGATCGCAGACCATCCGTACGCCACAGTGACGGCGGCGGACGGGACCTTTTCGATTCCGCTGCTGCCGCCGGGCGAACACGAGTTCCGCGTCTGGCACGAAGGCGCCGGTTACCTCGACAAGTCGCTGAAGGTGACTGTGGCGGCGGGTCAGGAAACCGAGGTCAAGGACATCAGCGTCACAGCCGAACGAATCCTCCAGAAGAGGGAATAG
- a CDS encoding HEAT repeat domain-containing protein, which yields MPTTRQSIRTASFLAASLLLILAGGRSGECQTASAAREPELIAILSGDAPAAEKAITCKKLAIYGSSAAVPELAKLLDNPQLASWSRIALEAIPGPEADEALRKATESLQGNLLIGAINSIGVRRDAGAVELLTAKLKDQDSGIATAAAVALGHVGNPAAGKALRQALASENAEVRSGAAEGCILCAERFLSDGQAAVAIEIYDEVRNADVPRQRKLEATRGAIVARNQDGIPLLVEQLRNSDRGLFQIGLSTIREFPGSDIDKALAAEVDRATPERAALIIVAMADRPETVDLAAVAKASDNGPKPVRLAAIAALGRVGTPSSFASLLKMTLEADADIAQTAQTAIAELPGNGVDKEIVARLAKSNGKEYQVLIELIGQRRIDAVPALVKALEQSDSNIRGAALTSLGNTVSPATLNVLITQVVGSKHSDDAPVALQALKTAATRMPDREACAAELAQALGRASAPTKDSLLEILSEMGGAKALQTVGAAAKSDDPQLQDTGSRLLGKWSTEDAAPVLLDLAKSAPGDKYRSRAVKGYISLARRFKTMPEPQRLEICQNALDVSQNADERKLVLDVLKLYPSLESLKLAVKAMQIPDLKEESKAAALAIAEKVKGNADEVREILSKAGLEKAK from the coding sequence ATGCCGACGACTCGACAATCCATCCGCACGGCCAGTTTCCTGGCCGCATCCCTGCTGCTGATCCTCGCAGGGGGACGGAGCGGCGAATGCCAGACCGCCTCCGCAGCTCGGGAACCGGAACTGATCGCCATCCTCAGCGGCGACGCCCCGGCGGCCGAGAAAGCGATCACCTGCAAGAAACTCGCCATCTACGGTTCCAGCGCAGCGGTCCCGGAGCTGGCAAAGCTGCTGGACAACCCCCAACTGGCCTCATGGTCCCGCATCGCCCTCGAAGCCATCCCCGGCCCGGAAGCCGATGAAGCCCTCCGCAAGGCCACCGAGTCGCTGCAGGGAAATCTGCTGATCGGAGCGATCAACTCGATCGGCGTCCGCCGCGACGCTGGAGCCGTCGAACTCCTGACTGCGAAGCTGAAAGATCAGGATTCGGGCATCGCCACCGCAGCGGCCGTGGCCCTGGGACACGTCGGCAATCCTGCGGCCGGGAAGGCGCTGCGGCAGGCCCTGGCCAGCGAGAACGCTGAAGTCCGTTCCGGCGCGGCCGAAGGCTGCATTCTGTGCGCCGAGCGGTTTCTCTCCGACGGCCAGGCTGCGGTCGCCATCGAAATCTACGACGAAGTCCGCAACGCCGACGTCCCCCGCCAGCGGAAACTCGAAGCCACTCGCGGTGCGATCGTCGCCCGCAATCAGGATGGCATTCCGCTGCTGGTCGAACAACTGCGCAATTCCGACCGCGGACTGTTCCAGATCGGCCTCAGCACCATTCGCGAATTCCCGGGGAGCGACATCGACAAGGCCCTGGCCGCCGAGGTCGATCGCGCCACCCCCGAACGGGCCGCATTGATCATTGTGGCGATGGCCGACCGACCGGAAACCGTCGATCTGGCAGCAGTAGCAAAAGCGTCCGACAACGGCCCCAAACCGGTCCGCCTCGCCGCCATCGCCGCCCTCGGGCGAGTCGGAACGCCGTCCAGCTTCGCCTCGCTGCTGAAGATGACCCTCGAAGCCGACGCCGACATTGCCCAGACCGCCCAGACCGCAATCGCCGAACTCCCCGGCAACGGCGTCGACAAGGAGATCGTCGCCCGGCTGGCCAAGTCGAACGGCAAGGAATACCAGGTCCTCATCGAACTGATCGGCCAGCGCCGGATCGACGCCGTCCCCGCCCTCGTCAAAGCGCTGGAGCAGTCGGACTCGAACATCCGGGGCGCAGCGCTGACTTCGCTGGGCAATACGGTCTCCCCGGCGACATTGAACGTGCTGATCACACAGGTCGTTGGTTCAAAACATTCCGACGATGCTCCCGTGGCCCTGCAGGCCCTGAAGACCGCCGCCACTCGCATGCCGGATCGCGAAGCCTGCGCCGCGGAGCTCGCTCAGGCCCTGGGACGCGCCTCCGCTCCAACGAAGGACAGCCTGCTCGAAATCCTCAGCGAAATGGGCGGCGCCAAGGCTCTGCAGACCGTCGGGGCCGCTGCGAAAAGCGACGATCCGCAGCTTCAGGACACCGGCAGCCGGCTGCTCGGCAAGTGGAGCACCGAAGACGCGGCCCCGGTCCTGCTGGACCTGGCAAAGTCCGCCCCCGGCGACAAATACCGCTCGCGCGCCGTCAAGGGCTACATCAGCCTCGCCCGCCGGTTCAAGACGATGCCGGAACCGCAGCGCCTGGAGATCTGCCAGAACGCCCTCGATGTCAGCCAGAATGCCGACGAAAGAAAACTGGTGCTGGATGTGCTGAAGCTCTACCCCAGCCTGGAATCCCTCAAACTGGCCGTCAAAGCCATGCAGATCCCCGACTTGAAAGAGGAATCCAAGGCAGCGGCGCTGGCGATTGCGGAGAAGGTCAAAGGGAATGCGGACGAAGTCCGCGAGATCCTGTCGAAGGCCGGTCTCGAAAAAGCGAAATAG
- a CDS encoding Gfo/Idh/MocA family protein translates to MSKSKTVFHRRGFLKTALSAASAAVMAPTIIPSSALGLDGAVAPSERIIVGGIGIGSRGNYDLGCFLEQKDVEFAAVCDIKEGRRLAVKKRVDELYGNQSCAMYRDFRELLDRSDIDGVLIATGPNWHATAAMTAAKAGKDMYCEKPCTKNIAQSLILRDTMRRTGRVFQAGTQRRNLPHFAFACELARTGKLGKLKKVFAHPRGMTSLMSGWQASEPEPEKEIVDWDMYLGPAAWRPFNANLLDGFNFEKGGGFVAGDVRTPQVGGGVLEWGSHCVDLCQWAVGDCPPPVEYDPPKDGQLVTRYANGVELIFREEGWIPLGSCPVRFEGETGWVEAGDSGKLVLSSPELLAGRTVVEIGGYPATFHVRDFLDCVKTRGLTKGNADAACNAHIACHAANIAIFLDRKVKYDTESHEFPGDEEANRLRSEALREPWRL, encoded by the coding sequence ATGTCGAAGTCGAAAACCGTGTTTCATCGGCGCGGATTCCTGAAGACCGCCCTGTCTGCCGCCAGCGCCGCGGTCATGGCCCCGACCATCATCCCCAGTTCGGCCCTCGGCCTGGACGGCGCCGTCGCCCCGAGCGAACGCATCATCGTCGGCGGCATCGGCATCGGCAGCCGGGGCAACTATGACCTCGGCTGCTTCCTGGAGCAGAAGGACGTCGAGTTCGCAGCGGTCTGCGACATCAAGGAAGGCCGCCGGCTCGCCGTCAAGAAGCGGGTCGATGAACTCTACGGCAACCAGAGCTGCGCCATGTATCGCGACTTCCGCGAACTGCTGGACCGCAGCGATATCGACGGCGTCCTGATCGCCACCGGACCGAACTGGCACGCCACCGCGGCCATGACCGCAGCCAAGGCCGGTAAGGACATGTATTGCGAAAAGCCCTGCACCAAGAACATCGCCCAGAGCCTGATCCTGCGGGATACGATGCGCCGCACCGGCCGCGTGTTTCAGGCGGGAACTCAGCGGCGGAACCTGCCTCACTTCGCTTTCGCCTGCGAACTGGCCCGCACCGGCAAGCTCGGCAAGCTCAAGAAAGTCTTTGCGCATCCGCGCGGAATGACCTCTCTGATGAGCGGCTGGCAGGCTTCCGAACCGGAGCCCGAAAAGGAAATCGTCGACTGGGATATGTACCTCGGCCCCGCCGCCTGGCGCCCGTTCAACGCCAACCTGCTCGACGGATTTAATTTCGAGAAGGGGGGCGGATTCGTCGCCGGCGACGTCCGGACGCCCCAGGTTGGCGGCGGCGTTCTGGAATGGGGCTCGCACTGCGTCGATCTCTGTCAGTGGGCGGTCGGGGACTGTCCGCCCCCCGTCGAGTACGACCCGCCCAAAGACGGCCAACTGGTCACTCGTTACGCAAATGGCGTGGAACTGATCTTCCGCGAGGAAGGCTGGATCCCGCTGGGCTCCTGCCCCGTCCGCTTCGAAGGGGAGACGGGCTGGGTCGAAGCAGGCGACAGCGGCAAGCTCGTGCTGAGCTCGCCGGAACTCCTCGCCGGACGCACGGTCGTCGAGATCGGCGGCTACCCCGCCACCTTCCACGTCCGCGATTTCCTCGACTGCGTCAAAACTCGCGGCCTGACCAAAGGGAACGCCGACGCCGCCTGCAACGCCCACATCGCCTGTCACGCAGCGAACATTGCGATCTTCCTGGACCGCAAGGTGAAATACGACACGGAATCGCACGAATTCCCCGGCGACGAAGAGGCCAACCGGCTGCGATCTGAAGCCCTGCGCGAACCGTGGCGGCTCTAA